The Rhinopithecus roxellana isolate Shanxi Qingling chromosome 14, ASM756505v1, whole genome shotgun sequence genome includes a window with the following:
- the HNMT gene encoding histamine N-methyltransferase isoform X4, with the protein MASSMRSLFSDHGRYVESFRRFLSHSTEHQCMQEFMDKKLPGIITRYQNCC; encoded by the exons atggcaTCTTCCATGAGGAGCTTGTTTTCTGACCACGGGAGATATGTTGAATCTTTCCGGAGGTTTCTCAGCCATTCCACGGAACACCAGTGCATGCAGGAATTCATGGACAAGAAGCTGCCAGGCATAATAACAAG ATACCAGAATTGCTgttaa